The window agaccacgtctacttgctaattgcgcaatcaatttatctaaatcacatcacaattgactaataattgctaatttattctaatctaacaacctaaacataattaattaaaactaaaccaaccttaagcataattagccaactaatcatggattagtgagattactcaccaaatcacccgcaaatcggatcaatccgacgagggcgacgcgaggaacaataAACCCCAAAGCatggctcgggttcggggcccggaacgCCCAAAACGGCCCAAGAGCCGGCTGAAAACTTCCACTTCGTGGGTTGCTGGATTAGCTGCGAAACAGGGGAAAACAGAGATGGTTAGAGGCGGAGAGGGGCCGGGAAAGCAAGAGGCGGTCCGGTGAGGCCACACGGCGGCTCCGTGGCTTGCTCGGCCACTCACGGTGGTTGGACGAGACGGAACAGGGGCGAGAGACGGACGGGGAGGCCTAAGCGCGAGGAAACGAGGGCTGGCGGAACGCGGGCGGCGTGACGACGACTGGGCGACGAGCGAGGCAAAGGCACGGGCGGTGACGGCAAAGGGGCTGGCCGCTGTCTCGGCTTCTCCCGTTTCGGTTGGCCGGTTCGCACgataagaaggaagaagaagaagaagctggttcTATCGTGTGCGGGAAGGAataagagagaggagagagaagagaggggagaggatatgcattgaccggtcaaaaagggaagggagagagaatagGCGGTGGGGGAAAAGAATTCACACGAGGgggaagggaaaagggaaaggagagagagagaaaagagaaaataaagagaataaagaaaagaagagagagggagagagggaaatcAAATATTACCTTTccacttattttatttcatttcttttccctttctaattcctttcgggcttcaattttcttccgataatttctttattgaaaatttcggactcgtcaataaattgacgagcgatgagacagatcctaaaaataagaattatgacgcgcttaaaattcgattcccgaaatcgagttcaattccgtggttaaaaatcgatcagacgtgattttagctcaatccaaccaattaggtagcttttagggattttacggccgatacatcccttaacggcttcacccaataggttagttaactcgtgagtgatcagctcatagaaaagggccataggcacgtcgacgaaatgcccatttcactttatcgaaacggccGAATTTCAGGACGTCACAGCTATGGTTAGAAGTATGACATGATTACGACATCAAACATGAATTATCTACAAAATAGGAGTCAAGCTagctttaaataaataaataaataaataaaggaaaaacataGGTGTTATAACTTACCAGGGAAGACAAAGCAAATCGCGTCTATTGGATAAGACGTATTTTGTGggtagatttttttattttttattgcaaGGAAAAGAGCACACACTTTACCCATAGAAAAAAACTCAATAAAATCTATAAATTCAGAAATAGGCGtgtcctttaaaaaaaaaagaaaaaaaaattgggtctACTCAGGGAACGGAaacttaaatttttgtaaaataagagAGATTCAATTTGacataaataagaaaagtttATACTTAAGATTGAAAAGTGGTAATGGTTCGAGATTATTAAGATATTCAATGAACCGATGGAATATCAAATGAACCGATGGAATATCATTCACATCCCAACCCACTTAACTTCAATACCTAGCCTATTTTTGTCGGCTAGGTAAATCTagcaaattaattagaaattgcttcctatgataaaaaaaaatatggaaattccaaaagaaaatagtgctggcataaaaatatttttacgcATTCACAATGGGACTTTCTTGCTAATTCACGAGAGATGTGGATAATTTAATGGGTCTACATTGGTGATGCTTGGATTATTTGAATGTAATCATCTCATCATTTGGTAGATAAGATTTGCgattggaaattgaaattgctaTCTGTTGAACTGGTTTGAAAGGAATGggaacatttttttattaattttactgGATTAaccatggtaaaaaaaattcgaccaaaaaactacggtaaaaaaagaaaaatggtggCTCATGGAAGATTTTCCAGAGGGGATTttacgcctttttttttttttttttgtgaagtatCGGTTTTTCATATTTCTATCGTAATTTTTactgaatttaaattttttggccGACATAATATATAAAATCTTCCGATTTTCATAGGCACAACCTTTATAACTTCATGGCATATCCATGGATTGGCCAGTAAGGATGAAACTTCTTAATCACCGCAGTTTCGACTCCCCGCTAATAGTTTAGcacattttttgttgttgaagtACAAGGGATTTTAGCCGTTAGTGTCAATTAGGCAGTTTGTGGACTTTCGTGGCTCTCCACGGCGCTTTCGGCTTGGAAGGTTTCATGTTTCAGAAATCTGAGATCACTAGACGTCAATCACacgctcctcctccttctcatcGTCCTTCTCCCTTCTCCCATCCAGATTATCGAAATCGCAGCCACCGCCGAGTGATTTCCATCGCTTCCCAGTTGAAGAATCGATCATGGGTTCGATCGCCGGAGAAGACACCGATTGGAACATCGTCGCCACAAGCTGGACCGTCTCAGCCGGCCGTCTCGCCGACTCGGTGGCCGTCGAATCGCCTCTTTCTCCGATCGATGATGACACGGCCGGGTCAGCTCCTAAAACGCCTCTCCTTCTGCGCCCTCCCTCGCCCGATCGCAGCCCCTGCGAAATCACTAGTAAGCTTTTTCTGACTCGCTTGCGGCTTCCCGAGTGCTGGTGGGTTCTATCGTTTTCGTCTTGTGAATTCGTAATTAGTCATGATTATGAGATGAGATGCAGTCGCTCTGTCGCGGGGTTTTTCCAAGTTCCGCCATTTATtgcatttgaatttttctttttgtccgtGGTTTGAAGCATACGAATCAGACCATCATCGATTAGTGGCTTTAGTGGCTTTCGAATGATTCATGTTAATGGGATGTAGTGGTTCGTGTGTATGTGTGTCCTTTTCACCTCGAGTGCCCGGTGATTATTTGCTTAAGCCTCAGAAGAAGAATTATTCCGGTGCCTTTGTCGCGGTTATTATGAGTGACGGCAGAGTTCTGCCTGCTGCAATTAGTTTCGCTCGGAGACATGAGGTGCGCCAAGTCTATGTCCGTCCGAAGCACCGCTCGAGTTTATAGGGACCAAGTTTCTGACGGGGATGTTCCTCTGGCGGCTAATCCTGCTTCTCGTGGGGACTCTGTGGATGAGTTTGCCGAAGAAAGATCCAAAAGTGAGATCAATTCGAATGCTGGTGAAGTCGACTGGGTTGAAGTGAAGGCGCCCAGCACTTCATTTGAAACTAACAGAGATGTCGCTGCGTCTTTGAAGTCCTCTGTCAAGATGGTAATAGACTCGCTTTCTCTTGTGTATGTAGATATTAGTTTCCTGGCCTTTCTCATTATATCGTCTCATATCCTATAGTTGATTCTGAGCTATGCTTGTCTCTTATTTGTTGAGACCTCAAGGTGATTCACGGTTGTTACGCTTGTACGGCAGGCAAGACATATGTAGGACCTGAAGGTGCTTGGAGTGCTTATGAGATTGTATATGGATCCAGATTTGGAAATAGGATGCAGCTTTaactttgaaaaaggaaatgaacagACCACAATTGTAAGGAATGTTATCGGCATATCAGAGGTAGATTTCAACATGCTTAAGTTAGATATCACTGTTGGAGACAAACGCAATTTTATATTTCTCCTTTGCTCCTTTTATGATGCTGGTTAAATTCTCTTCGGGATTTTTCGAGGCAACAGCTGAGATTACCGATGTAGACCCCTGCACATCTCTCACGATTCGTCTTATCTCAGTTCAAAGTGGAGATTGCGTGCATATATATGTGTAGGACCAGAGCACTTTGGCTGTTGTTAGTGAAGTACATTCTATTCTTTATTATTCTTTAgcctttcttctttatctttaaacTATCTTCTCATTCAAGCATCGTCATCGCACCTGTCACACTGCCCCGCATTCCTTAGGAGACGATGTACCGGTTTGAagtgagacagagagagagagagagagtcttcttTTGTCACCTGGTGCTTCTTGCTTCGGAGCTTTAACACCGTTTGTTTCCAATTTTAGCTTTAGCCTCATtcacatttctctctttttcattgtCTTGCAGGTTTCATCTTTCCTAATGAATAAGTACAAGAGCCAAGGCTTACAACAAACAAGAGCCCTCGCATCTACTATTCAGACGCTGACAACTATAATCGTAAAGCATCACACGTAGTTAAGACAGCTTAGAACATCATCCAACCTCAATGTAGTAGCT of the Eucalyptus grandis isolate ANBG69807.140 chromosome 10, ASM1654582v1, whole genome shotgun sequence genome contains:
- the LOC120288874 gene encoding uncharacterized protein LOC120288874, translating into MGSIAGEDTDWNIVATSWTVSAGRLADSVAVESPLSPIDDDTAGSAPKTPLLLRPPSPDRSPCEITISLGDMRCAKSMSVRSTARVYRDQVSDGDVPLAANPASRGDSVDEFAEERSKSEINSNAGEVDWVEVKAPSTSFETNRDVAASLKSSVKMVIHGCYACTAGKTYVGPEGAWSAYEIVYGSRFGNRMQL